One segment of Thermodesulfobacteriota bacterium DNA contains the following:
- a CDS encoding type II toxin-antitoxin system PemK/MazF family toxin: MVGYIPKRGDFIRLNFDPQAGHEQKGSRPALVVSHSAFNEKMGFVFVCPISNTERKNPFYVAIPKGKKVSGVIMADQLRSLDYRARNASYISKCPEELLHEVLMRIDPIMF; this comes from the coding sequence TTGGTAGGCTATATTCCAAAACGCGGAGATTTTATCCGTCTTAATTTCGACCCACAAGCTGGACATGAACAAAAGGGAAGCAGGCCTGCTCTAGTCGTAAGTCATAGCGCTTTTAATGAAAAAATGGGGTTCGTTTTTGTTTGTCCCATCAGCAACACAGAACGTAAAAATCCATTTTATGTAGCCATCCCCAAAGGTAAAAAAGTTTCGGGGGTGATAATGGCAGATCAATTGCGTTCGCTTGATTACAGAGCTAGAAATGCGTCCTACATTAGCAAATGCCCGGAAGAATTACTCCATGAAGTCTTAATGCGTATAGACCCTATAATGTTCTGA